AAGGCTTAACAGCAGTTGAAGTTGATGGGAATGCAGCAGTATTACTTGAGCTGAACTGTGAAACAGACTTTGTTGCTAAGAACGAAGATTTTCAGGCCTATGTATCTGGATTAGCAAAGCACCTTTTAGCAAAGCGTCCTGCAAGTGTTGAGGAAGCTTTAGAGCAACAAATGGTTGGTACTGATTCTACAGTAAAAGAAAAACTAAGTGCCCTAATTGCTAAAATCGGTGAAAATATGAACTTCCGTCGTTTTGAAATTGTAGAAAAAGCAGACAAAGATTCTTTTGGTGCTTATGTTCATATGGGTGGACGTATCAGTGTATTAACAGTTGTAGAAAACTCTACAAATGAAGATATGGCTAAGGACATCGCTATGCATGTTGCGGCTATTAACCCTAGATTTTTATCTACAGCACAGGTTTCTAATGAAGTAATCGAGCAAGAAAGAGAAATCTTGACACAACAAGCTCTTAATGAAGGAAAGCCTGAAAACATCGTTCAAAAAATGGTTGAAGGCCGTATGCAAAAGTTTTATTCAGAGGTTTGCTTACTAGAGCAACCATTTGTTAAAGATCCTGATGTTACGGTTGCTAAGCTTCTTAAAAAAGAAGGGGACAACGTTACAATCAGCAGCTTCTTCCGCTTTGAATTAGGTGAAGGAATTGAGAAGCGTCAAGAAAACTTTGCTGAAGAAGTTATGTCTCAAGTTAAAAAATCATAATATAAGCAACAGATTAGGGAACACGATGTGTTCCCTATTTTTAAGGTAGTTGATACGATTTATGGAGTAGAACATAAGAAAGCTGCTTGTATGGTCATAAATGCTAAGAAAAAGACGAAAAATGCAGGAGTCCAGACATACATGTAGAAATATTTAGATTGGAGGATTCTCTATGGCTCTTAGAAAATATAATAGAGTAGTGTTAAAATTAAGTGGTGAAGCCTTAGCAGGTACATTAGGATATGGGATTGATCCTACTGTGATCCAATCAATTGCCAAACAAATCAAAGAAGTTGTAGAATTAGATGTAGAGGTAGCTGTAGTTGTAGGTGGTGGGAATATTTGGCGCGGACTTGCTGGGAGCTCTAAGGGAATGGATCGAGCAACAGCAGACTACATGGGAATGCTTGCAACGGTTATGAATGGTTTAGCTCTTCAGGATGCGTTAGAAGCAGATGGAGTACCTACACGTGTCCAAACATCGATTGAAATGAGGCAGGTTGCAGAGCCATACATACGTAGAAGAGCAATCCGCCATTTAGAAAAGAAACGGGTGGTTATCTTCGCTGGAGGAACTGGTAACCCATACTTTTCAACAGATACAACAGCTGCTCTGCGTGCTGCTGAAATTGAGGCCGAGGTTATTCTTATGGCCAAAAATAAGGTAGACGGAGTTTATACGGCAGATCCAAGTAAGGACCCTACTGCAAAGAAATATGAAGAGCTTTCCTTCCTAGACGTGATTAAAGAAGGTTTGGGAGTTATGGATTCAACAGCTTCTTCTTTATGTATGGATAATGACATTCCATTGATCGTCTTCTCTATTATGGAAGAAGGAAATATTAAAAGAGCCATTACTGGTGAAGAAATAGGAACTATAGTAAGGGGGAGTAAGTAAATGCCGAATCAAGTGATTGCAGATGCACAAGAGCGAATGGATAAGTCGATTGCACAGCTTAGGAAAGAGCTCGCTAGTCTAAGAGCTGGGAGAGCCACTCCTGCTTTATTAGATAGAATTCAGGTCGAATATTACGGAGCATTAACTCCACTTAATCAATTAGCTAACATTGCTACTCCAGAGGCCCGTTTATTAACGATTCAACCTTGGGATAAAAGCTCGTTAGCTGATATAGAAAGAGCTATCCAAAAGTCTGATCTTGGCTTAACTCCGAATAACGACGGAACGATCATTCGTTTGGGTATTCCTGCTTTAACAGAGGAAAGACGTGCAGAGCTTGTTAAGACCGTTAAAAAGTACGGTGAAGATTCTAAGGTAGCCGTTAGAAATGTGCGCCGAGATGCAAACGATGATATTAAGAAAATCGAAAAAGAGGGTACTATTTCTGAAGATGAGTCCCGCCGTCATCAAGAATCCATACAGAAAATTACAGATGAAAATATCGTATCCATAGATAAAATCGTTGCAGAAAAAGAAAAAGAAATAATGGAAGTTTAATCTATGGTGAGCTAAGTCACCCTCCGTCTAAGAGGGTGATTTTATTCATCACCTCTTTGGGGGAATGAATATGCTACATAATCTAAAAAAGTGGCTAAAATGGAAGAAAACTAATAAAGAGGAATTACTACTTGAGAATATACCAAAACACGTTGCTATCATTATGGATGGTAATGGACGCTGGGCCAAAAAGCGAGGGTTACCTAGGGTAGCCGGACATCGTGCTGGAATGAAATCTGTTACTGAAATAACAAGAGCAGCCCATGAACTTGGGGTAGAAGTGTTAACACTATATGCTTTTTCCACGGAAAACTGGAAGCGTCCAAAGGATGAAGTAGATTTCCTGATGAAGCTTCCCCAAGACTACTTAGCTTCAGAACTAGAGGACCTTGTTCAAAAAAACGTGCAAATACGTTTGCTTGGAACAGAAGAGGGTTTACCTTCACATACGTTACAAGCTTTATTTGAAGCACGACAAAGAACAGAGCAAAATACAGGAATGATTTTAAACTTTGCTTTAAACTATGGAAGCAGAGCAGAGATCGTTCAAATGGTTAAAGAGATTTCCTCTAAAGTCAAATCTGAAGAAATTGATAGCGATCAAATTGATGAGAAGCTGGTTGGGCAGTTTTTACATTCAAGTGAGATGATTGACCCTGATCTTCTTATTCGGACAAAGGAAATTCGTTTAAGCAACTTTATGCTTTGGCAGTTAGCGTATACAGAGCTATGGTTTATAGACGTATACTGGCCAGATTTTCGCAGGGAGAACTTTGAACAGGCCATTCTTGAATATCAGCGCCGGGTAAGACGATATGGAACAGTAAAAGAAGATTCATGATCATAAACGCTTTTAAGCAGGAACAGATCAGGAGGAAATGACGTTGAAGCAGAGGATAATAACAGGTGGTATTGGAGGGATTGGCTTTATAGCAATTCTCGTAATAGGTGGGGGTTGGTTCGCTACTCTTATTAGTCTGTTAGCGATAATAGGTTATATTGAGCTTTTGCGAATGGCAAAAATTAAAGCATCTAGTATTCCTGCCCTATTAGGTCAAATCATGCTCATACTCATCCTAACATCAGCATTTGTTGAGCCATCCTCCACTTTTCTAGAACAGTACCATCTTCAGGTACTTGTTGGGGTAAGCTTGCTTTTATTGACATCGATTGTTTTCTCTAAAAATGCTTTTACTATTGAACAAGCAGGTCTATTATTTATCGGTCTTATATATATTGGTTATGGCTTCTATTTTTTAATTGAAACTCGCTTAGAGCTTGGATTACAATGGACATTTTTTATTATTCTTATCATTTGGTGTACGGATTCAGGAGCTTACTTTACGGGCCGACGCTTTGGTAAAAGGAAGCTTTGGCCCACGATTAGCCCAAACAAGACGATAGAGGGCGCAATAGGTGGTATC
This portion of the Bacillus horti genome encodes:
- the frr gene encoding ribosome recycling factor, which produces MPNQVIADAQERMDKSIAQLRKELASLRAGRATPALLDRIQVEYYGALTPLNQLANIATPEARLLTIQPWDKSSLADIERAIQKSDLGLTPNNDGTIIRLGIPALTEERRAELVKTVKKYGEDSKVAVRNVRRDANDDIKKIEKEGTISEDESRRHQESIQKITDENIVSIDKIVAEKEKEIMEV
- the pyrH gene encoding UMP kinase; the protein is MALRKYNRVVLKLSGEALAGTLGYGIDPTVIQSIAKQIKEVVELDVEVAVVVGGGNIWRGLAGSSKGMDRATADYMGMLATVMNGLALQDALEADGVPTRVQTSIEMRQVAEPYIRRRAIRHLEKKRVVIFAGGTGNPYFSTDTTAALRAAEIEAEVILMAKNKVDGVYTADPSKDPTAKKYEELSFLDVIKEGLGVMDSTASSLCMDNDIPLIVFSIMEEGNIKRAITGEEIGTIVRGSK
- the tsf gene encoding translation elongation factor Ts, encoding MAITASMVKELREKTGAGMMDCKKALTETDGDFEKAIEFLREKGLASAAKKADRIAAEGLTAVEVDGNAAVLLELNCETDFVAKNEDFQAYVSGLAKHLLAKRPASVEEALEQQMVGTDSTVKEKLSALIAKIGENMNFRRFEIVEKADKDSFGAYVHMGGRISVLTVVENSTNEDMAKDIAMHVAAINPRFLSTAQVSNEVIEQEREILTQQALNEGKPENIVQKMVEGRMQKFYSEVCLLEQPFVKDPDVTVAKLLKKEGDNVTISSFFRFELGEGIEKRQENFAEEVMSQVKKS
- a CDS encoding phosphatidate cytidylyltransferase; amino-acid sequence: MKQRIITGGIGGIGFIAILVIGGGWFATLISLLAIIGYIELLRMAKIKASSIPALLGQIMLILILTSAFVEPSSTFLEQYHLQVLVGVSLLLLTSIVFSKNAFTIEQAGLLFIGLIYIGYGFYFLIETRLELGLQWTFFIILIIWCTDSGAYFTGRRFGKRKLWPTISPNKTIEGAIGGIIFALIVGLIFYWTTKLESLSVLLLVSIIISIIGQLGDLAESAIKRHFHVKDSGRLLPGHGGVLDRFDSILFAFPMVYILQIFM
- a CDS encoding isoprenyl transferase, whose product is MLHNLKKWLKWKKTNKEELLLENIPKHVAIIMDGNGRWAKKRGLPRVAGHRAGMKSVTEITRAAHELGVEVLTLYAFSTENWKRPKDEVDFLMKLPQDYLASELEDLVQKNVQIRLLGTEEGLPSHTLQALFEARQRTEQNTGMILNFALNYGSRAEIVQMVKEISSKVKSEEIDSDQIDEKLVGQFLHSSEMIDPDLLIRTKEIRLSNFMLWQLAYTELWFIDVYWPDFRRENFEQAILEYQRRVRRYGTVKEDS